A portion of the Cryptomeria japonica chromosome 5, Sugi_1.0, whole genome shotgun sequence genome contains these proteins:
- the LOC131876070 gene encoding uncharacterized protein LOC131876070, which yields MDALNYEIQHDHYYSDVIIDFAAANLLPETSTDISDLLHTLPNCIDLQSASTTQDTLCNDDGVELQTTSSFIPKLPCSTPELDAIKKILHLDKDDQNVTTWLEISCSPINEYNTKGLFSMAFPTLFPNGSALPLQPRTKHVHLHEYALHLIRYHDQRFGQHVRFRYYLYNLIMRHRSQQSASVFLRTNLEDSFPTTLQALREQLQATPSDQLPNQLMRFAASLQGTRAYWNGSYKDLATMVHQLGEPMLFFTLSATNTKWPEVHKLFPSNSSEDLQSTKKQFIENIVHNPHVIALFLHFRFTIFREEIIDKVLKSKDHWYRYEWQHRGSAHIHGFLWLPNAPAMDNIDWSNYDDV from the coding sequence ATGGATGCATTGAATTACGAAATTCAACATGACCATTACTACAGTGATGTTATCATTGACTTTGCAGCTGCTAATTTATTGCCAGAAACATCTACCGATATATCTGATTTGTTGCATACCCTTCCAAATTGCATTGATCTACAGTCTGCTTCAACAACTCAAGACACACTCTGTAATGATGATGGAGTTGAATTACAGACCACATCATCATTTATTCCAAAGTTGCCATGTTCAACTCCTGAACTAGATGCCATTAAAAAGATATTGCACCTAGATAAGGATGATCAAAATGTTACAACTTGGCTTGAAATAAGTTGCTCACCCATTAATGAATACAACACTAAAGGGTTGTTCTCTATGGCTTTCCCAACATTGTTCCCAAATGGATCTGCACTACCACTCCAACCAAGGACAAAACATGTTCACttgcatgaatatgctttgcacttgatAAGATATCATGACCAGAGATTTGGACAACATGTTAGATTTAGATATTATCTTTATAATCTAATAATGAGACATCGTTCCCAGCAATCAGCTTCAGTTTTCCTAAGGACCAATTTAGAAGACTCCTTCCCAACTACATTGCAAGCTTTGCGTGAACAGTTACAAGCTACACCTTCTGATCAATTGCCAAACCAATTAATGCGTTTTGCAGCTTCATTACAAGGCACTAGAGCTTATTGGAATGGATCATACAAAGACCTTGCTACAATGGTACACCAATTGGGAGAACCTATGTTGTTCTTCACATTAAGTGCAACTAATACAAAATGGCCAGAAGTGCATAAATTATTTCCATCCAACTCCTCTGAAGATTTACAGTCCACAAAGAAACAATTTATAGAAAACATTGTCCACAATCCACATGTTATAGCATTGTTCTTGCATTTTAGATTCACAATATTCCGTGAGGAGATTATTGACAAAGTTTTAAAATCAAAAGACCATTGGTACAGGTACGAATGGCAACATCGTGGCTCTGCACATATACATGGCTTTTTGTGGTTGCCTAATGCGCCTGCTATGGACAATATAGACTGGTCTAATTATGATGATGTGTAA